In the genome of Streptomyces sp. P3, the window CCCGGGGACGCTCGTTGGGCACGAGCAGCCGCCCGACCTTGGAGGAGACGGTGTACTCGGCGCGGGGGCGGTGCCGCAGGGCCGCGCCCAGGCGTTGTTCGGAGAGGCCGAGCCCGTAGTGCGGCGCGGTGTCGAAGTAGCGGATGCCGGCGTCCCAGGCCGCGTCGACGGCGGCGGCCGCGTCCTCGGCCGGGGTGACCCGGTAGAGGTTGCCGATGACCGACGCCCCGAAGCCGAGTCCGGTGAGTTCGACGGGGGTCTTCGCGATGGTCCGGCGTCCGATGCTCTGGTGTGTCAACTGTGCTCCTCGCGAGTACGGGTGGGGCGGGGCCGTCCGGCGCCCGGTCAGCGTCTGACGGCGGCCGAACCGCCCTCCATCAGCGCATGGACCTCGGCGAGTGAGGCCATGGAGACGTCGCCCGGGGTGGTCATGGTGAGCGCGCCGTGAGCAGTGCCGTAGGCCAGGGCCCGCTCCAGGCCTGCCGCTGTCAGCGGGGCCGGCCAACGGTCGTCCCCGCTGAGCAGGCCGTGGATCAGGCCGGCGGCGAAGCCGTCGCCCGACCCGATGCGGTCCAGGACGTGCAGTCCCGGCATCAGGGGACCGGCGACGACCCCGGTTTCGGCGGACCAGGCGGCCGAGGACCAGTCGTTGACCCCGGCCGAGGGCACCTCCCGCAACGTCGTCGCCAGCACCCTGGCCGACGGGACCAGTTCCGCCACTTCCGTGAGCGCGTCCGGCACCTCGCCGGCCGGCACGCGCACGGCGCCGGGGCGCGGGCCGGCCAGACCCAGCGCCCCCACCACCACGTCGGCGTGCCGGGCGAGGCGCAGGTCCACCTCGCGGGCCCGGTCCGGGCCGCCCCGGCCGGTCCACAGGCTGGGGCGGTAGTTGGGATCGTAGGACACGGTGACACCGTGGCGGCGGGCGGCCGCCATCGCCTCGTCGGCGACGCCGACGGTGGTGTCGGACAGGCCGGCGAACACGCCGCCGGTGTGGAACCAGCGCACACCGGCGGAGAAGACGGCGTCCCAGTCGACGTCGCCCGTGCGCAGCTGTGAGACGGCGGTGTGGGCGCGGTCGCTGACGCCGAGCGCGCCGCGGATGCCGTAGCCGCGTTCGACGAAGTTGAGTCCGTTGCGGGCGGTGCGGCCGATCCCGTCGTCCGGTGTCCACCGGATCAGGGAGGTGTCCACGCCGCCCTGGAGGACGAGATCCTCGACGAGGCGGCCCACCGCGTTGTCGACGAGAGCGGTGACGACGGCGGTGCGCAGTCCGAAGCAGCGCCGTAGGCCTCGTACGACGTTGTACTCGCCGCCGCCCTCCCACACCTGGAAGGCGCGTGAGCTGCGGATGCGTCCCTCGCCCGGATCGAAGCGCAGCATCACCTCGCCGAGGGCCACCACGTCGGTCACGAGACGCTCCTCGCGACGGCTTCGGCGGTGAGCCGGCGGATCTCCTCGTAGTCGCCCTGCCCGAGGTGACCGGGGGTCGCCAGCCAGGTGCCGCCGACCGCGAGGACCGACGGCTCG includes:
- a CDS encoding sugar kinase: MTDVVALGEVMLRFDPGEGRIRSSRAFQVWEGGGEYNVVRGLRRCFGLRTAVVTALVDNAVGRLVEDLVLQGGVDTSLIRWTPDDGIGRTARNGLNFVERGYGIRGALGVSDRAHTAVSQLRTGDVDWDAVFSAGVRWFHTGGVFAGLSDTTVGVADEAMAAARRHGVTVSYDPNYRPSLWTGRGGPDRAREVDLRLARHADVVVGALGLAGPRPGAVRVPAGEVPDALTEVAELVPSARVLATTLREVPSAGVNDWSSAAWSAETGVVAGPLMPGLHVLDRIGSGDGFAAGLIHGLLSGDDRWPAPLTAAGLERALAYGTAHGALTMTTPGDVSMASLAEVHALMEGGSAAVRR